A window of Rhododendron vialii isolate Sample 1 chromosome 11a, ASM3025357v1 contains these coding sequences:
- the LOC131308806 gene encoding F-box protein At1g10780, translating to MDSLPDAIIQYILSNMGNAKDVASCTCVSKRWKDSMHYLKALYFPRNLNDNLTGDHTSESIVRQMVSSVFRLEELVVYCPFTSSGLSSWLSLQGLSLKYLELRMDNLFEQQICNDNNSKLDCIGAAWNLESLKLWGVLMIHSPKWNTFQKLRNLEIVGARLEDPALSNVLKACPNLTHLSLLACEGLRSVSIELPQLEQCKLDFYGLGNSSLSVVSPKLELLEVQGCSWIRVPETKCLRNLSIANNSGRVYMVDFEKLVALEFLSIRGVQWCWDAISKVLQLASEVKHLYMKVEFTGDFDALLPFPEIDFVDFFNTHPKLQKFDMHGAMFAALCQKNSLKNVDSRFVIPCLEETVITVRSPLNAEQKMNTLESMVKYGKNLKKMTVRILDMKSSHSSADDFFQEICRFRCLNRKIVSIE from the exons ATGGACTCACTGCCTGATGCAATCATCCAGTACATTTTGTCAAACATGGGCAATGCCAAGGATGTGGCATCGTGCACTTGCGTTTCCAAGCGATGGAAAGACTCGATGCATTATCTTAAGGCCCTCTACTTCCCTCGCAACCTTAACGATAACCTAACTGGTGACCACACTTCTGAAAGCATCGTGAGGCAAATGGTGTCCTCAGTTTTCCGACTAGAAGAGCTGGTGGTTTATTGCCCTTTCACTAGCTCCGGCCTTTCTTCATGGCTGTCTCTCCAAGGATTATCCCTCAAGTACCTTGAGCTCCGAATGGACAATCTTTTCGAACAGCAGATTTGTAACGACAACAATTCAAAACTGGACTGTATTGGAGCCGCTTGGAATTTGGAGTCACTGAAACTTTGGGGTGTCCTTATGATCCACtccccaaaatggaatactttTCAGAAGCTTAGGAATCTTGAAATAGTTGGTGCGCGGTTGGAGGACCCCGCTTTGTCTAATGTACTGAAAGCATGCCCTAATTTGACCCATTTATCCTTGCTTGCATGCGAGGGGTTGAGGTCTGTTTCAATTGAGCTGCCTCAGCTAGAGCAGTGCAAGCTGGATTTTTATGGTTTGGGAAACAGTTCGCTTTCTGTCGTCTCTCCAAAGCTTGAATTGCTTGAAGTGCAAGGGTGCAGTTGGATTAGGGTTCCTGAGACCAAATGCTTGAGGAACCTTTCCATTGCCAATAATTCTG GGAGAGTTTACATGGTGGATTTTGAGAAACTTGTGGCTCTTGAATTCTTGTCCATCAGAGGGGTCCAGTGGTGTTGGGATGCAATAAGCAAAGTGCTTCAACTGGCGAGTGAGGTGAAGCATCTCTATATGAAGGTGGAATTCACTGGGGATTTTGATGCCCTTCTGCCATTTCCAGAGATTGATTTTGTAGACTTCTTTAACACCCATCCCAAGCTGCAAAAATTCGATATGCATGGTGCCATGTTTGCTGCTCTTTGCCAGAAAAACAGCTTGAAAAAT GTGGATTCGAGATTTGTGATTCCATGCCTTGAGGAGACAGTGATCACAGTGAGATCGCCATTAAATGCTGAGCAGAAGATGAATACTCTTGAATCGATGGTGAAGTATGGCAAGAATTTGAAGAAGATGACTGTAAGGATACTTGATATGAAGAGCAGCCATAGCAGTGCAGATGATTTCTTCCAGGAGATTTGCAGGTTTAGATGCTTGAACCGCAAGATTGTTTCAATAGAATAA
- the LOC131308807 gene encoding protein RETICULATA-RELATED 1, chloroplastic, producing the protein MYHSAFRTAQLMPITNAQTIPTTKTLSLEPLIPLHRRLPVSAKFRRVLVVSGGDERKVLVAKCSAAAAADSAAVLESCFRVESGPAVVTCMKKGGRGKSGSIGTLEKPKVEKKPKQEDKPSPPEPETGGDGGDIGKKIYHGGGDGGDDDGDDDYFDDFDDGDEGDEGGFFGRRLVFQELFGRKFVDAVLYEWQRTLKDLPQGLQQACQMGLVSSALMAKFLAMNARPTTTRFISRKLPQAMSRAFIGRMLADPAFLYRLLLEQAATIGCSVWWELKNRKERIKEEWDLALINVLTTTACNAIVVWSLAPCRSYGNTDLQSTLQLPNNIFEKSYPLREFDLQKRIQSFIYKAVELCMVGAAAGAAQSALSHLCASKKDRLSVTIPAVSTNSLGYGAFLAVNANLRYQLLCGVDRTMMNYFDAIGLALFFSTALRLLNVQIGETLRLGWLRIEADPLAYSNHHSKAYIRPSEPYSPSNWFHSKNGFVSGLGQGDPAADGEGALPKARRKRIVKTKVAS; encoded by the exons ATGTATCACTCCGCTTTCCGTACCGCCCAACTCATGCCAATCACCAACGCCCAAACCATCCCAACCACCAAGACCTTATCTCTTGAACCCCTAATCCCCCTTCACCGGCGACTGCCTGTCTCCGCTAAGTTCCGTAGGGTCCTGGTCGTCTCGGGAGGCGATGAACGCAAGGTTCTGGTTGCCAAGTGTTCGGCCGCGGCTGCGGCGGACAGCGCAGCGGTGCTGGAGAGTTGTTTCAGAGTAGAATCGGGGCCGGCGGTGGTGACGTGTATGAAGAAGGGGGGGCGAGGAAAGTCCGGTTCGATTGGGACTTTGGAGAAACCGAAGGTGGAAAAGAAGCCAAAGCAGGAGGACAAACCTTCGCCTCCTGAG CCTGAAACTGGAGGTGATGGTGGCGATATTGGAAAGAAGATCTatcatggtggtggtgatggaggcgatgatgatggtgatgatgATTACTTTGATGACTTTGATGATGGAGATGAGGGAGATGAGGGTGGATTTTTTGGGAGACGGCTTGTATTTCAAGAG CTTTTTGGTCGCAAGTTTGTTGATGCAGTTCTATATGAGTGGCAGAGGACATTGAAGGATTTGCCTCAAGGACTGCAACAAGCCTGTCAAATG GGTTTGGTCAGCTCAGCCCTAATGGCAAAATTTCTTGCGATGAATGCCAGGCCAACCACTACGAGGTTCATTTCTCGGAAACTCCCTCAAGCAATGTCCAGGGCATTCATTGGCAG GATGCTTGCAGATCCGGCATTTTTATATAGGCTTCTTCTGGAGCAGGCTGCCACAATTGGCTGCTCTGTTTGGTGGGAGTTGAAAAATCGCAAAGAAAG GATTAAGGAGGAATGGGATTTGGCACTGATTAATGTTCTCACCACCACTGCATGCAATGCCATTGTTGTGTGGTCACTTGCTCCTTGCCGTTCCTATGGAAACACTGATTTGCAAAGTACCTTGCAGCTTCCAAACAATATATTTGAGAAGAGCTACCCACTTAGAGAATTTGACTTGCAAAAGAGAATCCAATCTTTTATTTACAAGGCTGTAGAGTTATGTATGGTCGGGGCAGCTGCTGGTGCAGCGCAGAGTGCTTTGTCACATCTGTGTGCTAGTAAAAAGGATAG GTTGTCGGTTACAATTCCTGCTGTGTCAACTAATTCACTTGGTTATGGGGCTTTCCTTGCTGTAAATGCTAACCTCCGTTATCAGCTGTTATGTGGAGTTGATAGAACAATGATGAACTATTTTGATGCAATTGGATTGGCCCTCTTTTTCAGTACAGCTTTGAG GCTTTTGAATGTTCAGATAGGAGAGACATTGAGGCTGGGTTGGCTTCGGATAGAAGCCGATCCACTCGCTTATTCAAACCATCACTCAAAGGCTTATATTAGACCATCCGAGCCTTACAGTCCTTCAAATTGGTTCCATTCGAAGAATGGCTTTGTTTCTGGGCTTGGGCAAGGCGACCCTGCTGCTGATGGAGAAGGAGCGCTTCCCAAGGCTCGGAGAAAGAGAATTGTCAAGACAAAGGTGGCATCATAA
- the LOC131308811 gene encoding uncharacterized protein LOC131308811: MHPPLTIHRHPMCAEIIEQFQKCHVDHPVAKFFGECTDLKIKLDRCFRQEKAIKRKANFEESKKLKERLQAYRKETNEKDSDLTQSL; the protein is encoded by the exons ATGCATCCTCCTCTAACTATTCACAGGCACCCAATGTGTGCGGAA ATTATTGAGCAGTTCCAAAAGTGTCATGTAGACCATCCCGTTGCAAAATTCTTTGGTGAATGCACGGATCTCAAAATAAAGCTTGATCGCTGTTTCCGGCAGGAG AAAGCTATAAAGCGGAAGGCAAACTTTGAAGAGAGTAAGAAACTCAAAGAGAGGCTACAAGCTTACAGAAAGGAAACTAATGAGAAAGACTCTGATCTGACGCAAAGTTTGTGA
- the LOC131308809 gene encoding uncharacterized protein LOC131308809 translates to MHSLYSTLHYYLVDHPTIAQFQWIQNQTPFSSLPSLTLTLLTYLSLTFLLHRSRLPPLPSSLLRPISAAHNLLLLLLSLTMALACSLSALSQSPNPKHIFCFPINQTPPNGPIFFWAYIFYLSKLLEFVDTLLIILSGSGKRRLSFLHVYHHAVVVVMCYLWLSTSQSLLPVALVTNSAVHTLMYAYYLLCALGRRPRWKRAVTDCQIVQFVFSFAVSGLMLYYHFTGLGCSGIWGWCFNAVFNASLLGLFVDFHAKNYARRRKKEDGENKLD, encoded by the coding sequence ATGCACAGCCTCTACTCCACCCTCCACTACTACCTAGTCGACCACCCAACCATCGCCCAATTCCAATGGATACAAAACCAAACACCCTTttcctctctcccctctctaaCCCTAACCCTCCTCACCTACCTCTCCCTCACCTTCCTCCTCCACCGATCCCGCCTCCCCCCTCtcccctcctccctcctccgCCCCATCTCGGCCGCCcacaacctcctcctcctcctcctctccctcaccATGGCCCTCGCCTGCTCTCTCTCCGCCCTCTCCCAATCCCCCAACCCCAAACACATCTTCTGCTTCCCCATCAACCAGACCCCACCCAATGGCCCCATCTTCTTCTGGGCCTACATCTTCTACCTCTCCAAACTCCTCGAATTCGTCGATACCCTCTTGATCATCCTGTCCGGTAGCGGCAAGCGGCGGCTGTCCTTCCTCCACGTGTACCACCacgcggtggtggtggtcatgTGCTACCTCTGGCTGTCCACGTCGCAGTCGTTGCTCCCCGTGGCGCTTGTTACCAACTCCGCCGTGCACACGCTGATGTACGCCTACTACTTGCTGTGCGCGCTGGGGAGGCGGCCGCGATGGAAGAGGGCGGTGACGGACTGTCAGATCGTGCAGTTTGTGTTTAGTTTCGCGGTGTCGGGTTTGATGCTGTACTATCATTTCACGGGACTAGGGTGCTCCGGGATCTGGGGTTGGTGCTTCAATGCGGTTTTCAATGCTTCGCTTTTGGGGCTTTTCGTTGATTTTCATGCTAAGAATTATGCTCGGAGGAGGAAGAAGGAGGATGGTGAGAATAAATTGGATTGA
- the LOC131308808 gene encoding pathogenesis-related thaumatin-like protein 3.5 codes for MLIASSTLQVSESLTNLYRDRKMGSKDNVCEPVLFLLVVVIASGIRLSEGTNFTLVNSCNETIWPGITANYNSTGDDGFALKPGQSSIFSAPSGWGGRMWARTGCDFNQNTSTGKCQTGGCDSSLKCSGPGDPPFSIAEFNLGDIDYYDVSLVDGFNLPLTITPVKGTKGNCSVAGCDSDLRANCPEELVQKSDGKVVACRSACNVFDSDEYCCRGAFSDPVSCVPTNYSRIFKQACPAAYSYAHDDSTSVLTCSTTDYILTFCASRNQTECTYHDKQLVCPGSKSSDGLKEFPQRLRILMLAFPIVMNSIFNF; via the exons atgctCATAGCTTCAAGTACTCTTCAAGTATCCGAATCCTTAACCAACTTGTACAGAGACAGAAAGATGGGTTCCAAAGACAATGTATGTGAGCCAGTCTTGTTTCTCTTGGTTGTGGTGATTGCATCAG GGATAAGATTGTCCGAAGGTACAAATTTCACCCTAGTAAATTCCTGCAACGAAACCATATGGCCCGGAATCACGGCCAACTACAACTCGACCGGCGACGACGGTTTCGCCCTCAAACCGGGTCAATCCAGCATCTTCTCCGCCCCATCCGGCTGGGGCGGCCGCATGTGGGCCCGAACCGGCTGCGACTTCAACCAAAACACCAGCACCGGAAAATGCCAAACCGGCGGCTGCGACTCCTCCCTCAAGTGCTCCGGCCCGGGCGACCCGCCCTTCTCCATTGCCGAATTTAACCTCGGGGACATCGATTATTACGACGTTAGCCTCGTCGACGGCTTCAATTTGCCCTTAACAATTACCCCCGTGAAGG GTACAAAGGGCAATTGCAGTGTGGCGGGATGCGACAGCGATCTGAGGGCGAATTGCCCGGAGGAGCTCGTGCAGAAGTCCGATGGGAAGGTGGTAGCCTGTCGGAGTGCGTGTAACGTGTTTGATTCCGACGAGTATTGCTGCAGAGGGGCGTTTTCGGATCCGGTATCGTGTGTGCCTACCAACTATTCCAGGATTTTCAAGCAGGCTTGCCCGGCCGCGTATAGCTATGCTCACGATGATTCCACTAGTGTTTTGACTTGCTCTACCACGGATTATATTCTTACTTTCTGCGCATCTAG GAATCAAACAGAGTGCACGTATCACGACAAGCAGCTTGTGTGCCCTGGATCAAAATCATCAGATGGGTTAAAGGAATTCCCACAAAGACTCCGGATCCTCATGCTGGCATTTCCCATAGTCATGAATTCCATAttcaacttttga
- the LOC131308812 gene encoding uncharacterized protein LOC131308812 isoform X1 — MHSKLSVTHFNPWPSFRLIPFSHGNFCEIKCCAANSPPPPSDHKSQFRLVGPSWVDKRWKLNEIDSAVVQETLNQWLSKTQDFLSEVTSPLVKTVQDRKPNPGNILDTEDTDDIFMAEQTIDSATPNGNLSLAAIVSIEQFSRMNGLTGLKMQKIFKALVPESVYNDSRNLVEYCCFRFLSRDSSEVHPCLKEPAFRRLIFITMLAWQKPYSKGKGHQTIASEKASFQRGHVREEAFVRIAPAVSGVADRSTAHNLFKALAGGEQGITFNTWSTYIDELLRVHGGRKLYKLQGGPQHNNEIILCLGLSRKRPVLKWENNMAWPGKLTLTDNALYFERVGLAGQKGVARLDLTRPGSRVEKTRVGPLGSDIFDSAISVSAGAESNTWVLEFVDLGGEMRRDVWYAFICEVIALHKFVREFGPNDGDQSVYNVYGAHKGKARATAYAINSIARLQALQFMRKVLEDPIKLVQFSYLQNAPYGDVVCQTLAVNCWGGQLVTKFSEEVFVPGQGVRTSNEVSESQSHVFDIDGSVYLRKWMRSPSWDSSASAAFWKNSSVRQGVVLSKNLAVADMTLVENAAITCKERYREVEKTQATIYAAMLEGIPSNIDLFKELVLPLTVTAKSLDKLRRWEEPHLTAAFLAFAYAIVFRNLLSYIFPTMLTILAAGLLLLKGLREQGRLGRYFGKVTIRDQPPSNTIQKIIALKEAMREVEKYLQNLNVSLLKIRTIFVAGQPQITTEVALILLMSSAILLVVPFKYILGFLLFDVFTRELEFRREMVMRFRTLLKERWDAVPAAPVVVLPYEGDETRAPNQTREIDNIETGIN; from the exons ATGCACTCAAAACTCTCTGTAACCCATTTCAATCCATGGCCTAGCTTCCGTTTAATCCCCTTCAGCCATGGAAATTTCTGTGAGATCAAGTGCTGTGCTGCaaattctcctcctcctccttcagaCCACAAGTCTCAGTTCAGGCTCGTGGGTCCGTCTTGGGTTGATAAGCGGTGGAAGCTCAATGAAATTGATTCCG CTGTTGTGCAAGAAACCTTAAACCAATGGCTATCAAAGACCCAAGACTTCTTGAGTGAAGTGACTTCTCCGCTGGTGAAAACTGTACAAGATAGAAAGCCTAATCCTGGAAATATACTTGATACTGAAGATACAGATGACATCTTCATGGCAGAACAGACAATTGATAGTGCAACACCAAATGGGAATCTATCTTTAGCCGCTATTGTTTCCATTGAGCAATTCAGCAG GATGAATGGATTGACCGGGCTGAAAATGCAGAAGATATTTAAAGCACTTGTTCCTGAATCTGTATATAATGATTCCCGGAATTTGGTGGAGTACTGCTGCTTTAGGTTCTTGTCGAGGGATAGTTCTGAAGTTCATCCATGCCTCAAG GAACCTGCATTTAGGAGATTGATTTTCATAACCATGCTTGCATGGCAGAAGCCTTACAGCAAAGGAAAGGGTCATCAAACTATTGCATCAGAAAAAGCTTCTTTTCAG AGGGGGCATGTGCGGGAAGAGGCTTTTGTTCGTATTGCTCCTGCTGTTTCCGGTGTGGCTGATCGGTCAACTGCACATAACCTTTTCAAGGCTCTTGCTGGTGGTGAACAGGGAATCACATTTAACACGTGGTCCACATATATTGATGAACTTCTCAG AGTGCATGGAGGACGGAAATTATACAAGCTTCAAGGAGGTCCACAGCACAATAATGAGATAATCCTGTGCCTTGGTTTAAGCAGGAAGCGGCCTGTCCTGAAATGGGAGAATAACATGGCATGGCCAGGAAAACTTACTTTGACTGATAATGCACTCTACTTTGAG AGAGTTGGCTTGGCCGGGCAAAAGGGTGTTGCAAGACTGGATCTTACAAGACCTGGCTCACGAGTGGAGAAAACAAGGGTTGGTCCTTTGGGATCTGATATTTTCGACTCTGCTATTTCTGTCTCTGCTGGTGCAGA GTCCAATACTTGGGTACTTGAATTTGTGGACTTGGGAGGTGAAATGAGACGGGATGTGTGGTATGCATTTATTTGCGAAGTTATTGCTTTACACAAGTTTGTACGGGAGTTTGGACCAAATGATGGCGATCAATCAGTTTATAATGTGTATGGTGCTCACAAAGGGAAGGCTAGGGCTACTGCTTATGCTATTAACAGTATTGCCAGACTACAGGCTCTTCAATTTATGCGGAAGGTCTTGGAAGATCCCATTAAACTCGTTCAATTCTCATATTTGCAAAATGCGCCTTATGGTGATGTCGTTTGCCAAACTCTAGCCGTAAATTGTTGGGGTGGCCAATTGGTTACAAAATTTTCGGAGGAAGTGTTCGTACCAGGTCAAGGTGTGAGAACATCCAATGAAGTATCAGAGAGTCAAAGTCACGTGTTTGATATAGATGGAAGTGTCTACTTGCGGAAGTGGATGAGATCTCCATCGTGGGATTCTAGTGCTTCGGCTGCTTTTTGGAAGAACTCTTCTGTAAGACAAGGGGTAGTGTTGAGCAAAAATCTTGCTGTGGCTGATATGACTTTGGTTGAAAACGCAGCAATTACATGCAAAGAAAGATACAGGGAGGTGGAGAAAACACAAGCCACAATCTATGCCGCAATGCTTGAAGGAATACCCAGTAACATTGATCTTTTCAAG GAACTTGTGCTTCCTTTGACTGTCACTGCCAAAAGTCTTGATAAGCTTAGACGCTGGGAGGAGCCACACTTGACGGCTGCTTTTCTTGCATTTGCATATGCTATTGTTTTCAG AAACTTGCTTTCATATATATTCCCAACGATGTTGACGATCTTGGCGGCAGGCCTGTTATTACTAAAGGGCCTGAGGGAACAAGGCCGCCTTGGAAGATATTTTGGAAAAGTCACAATACGAGATCAACCACCATCAAATACAATTCAAAAGATCATAGCTCTCAAAGAGGCTATGCGTGAAGTGGAAAAGTATCTCCAGAATCTAAATGTTTCGCTTCTGAAAATACGTACCATCTTTGTTGCCGGCCAACCTCAG ATAACGACAGAGGTTGCTCTGATCCTGCTAATGAGTTCAGCAATTCTCCTCGTTGTTCCTTTCAAGTACATTCTTGGTTTCCTTCTCTTTGATGTCTTCACCCGTGAGCTCGAGTTCAGGAGAGAAATGGTGATGAGGTTCAGGACACTGCTCAAGGAGCGTTGGGATGCCGTGCCTGCTGCCCCAGTGGTTGTTTTACCATACGAGGGCGACGAGACCAGGGCACCAAATCAAACGAGAGAAATCGACAATATTGAAACCGGGATCAACTAA
- the LOC131308812 gene encoding uncharacterized protein LOC131308812 isoform X2 yields the protein MNGLTGLKMQKIFKALVPESVYNDSRNLVEYCCFRFLSRDSSEVHPCLKEPAFRRLIFITMLAWQKPYSKGKGHQTIASEKASFQRGHVREEAFVRIAPAVSGVADRSTAHNLFKALAGGEQGITFNTWSTYIDELLRVHGGRKLYKLQGGPQHNNEIILCLGLSRKRPVLKWENNMAWPGKLTLTDNALYFERVGLAGQKGVARLDLTRPGSRVEKTRVGPLGSDIFDSAISVSAGAESNTWVLEFVDLGGEMRRDVWYAFICEVIALHKFVREFGPNDGDQSVYNVYGAHKGKARATAYAINSIARLQALQFMRKVLEDPIKLVQFSYLQNAPYGDVVCQTLAVNCWGGQLVTKFSEEVFVPGQGVRTSNEVSESQSHVFDIDGSVYLRKWMRSPSWDSSASAAFWKNSSVRQGVVLSKNLAVADMTLVENAAITCKERYREVEKTQATIYAAMLEGIPSNIDLFKELVLPLTVTAKSLDKLRRWEEPHLTAAFLAFAYAIVFRNLLSYIFPTMLTILAAGLLLLKGLREQGRLGRYFGKVTIRDQPPSNTIQKIIALKEAMREVEKYLQNLNVSLLKIRTIFVAGQPQITTEVALILLMSSAILLVVPFKYILGFLLFDVFTRELEFRREMVMRFRTLLKERWDAVPAAPVVVLPYEGDETRAPNQTREIDNIETGIN from the exons ATGAATGGATTGACCGGGCTGAAAATGCAGAAGATATTTAAAGCACTTGTTCCTGAATCTGTATATAATGATTCCCGGAATTTGGTGGAGTACTGCTGCTTTAGGTTCTTGTCGAGGGATAGTTCTGAAGTTCATCCATGCCTCAAG GAACCTGCATTTAGGAGATTGATTTTCATAACCATGCTTGCATGGCAGAAGCCTTACAGCAAAGGAAAGGGTCATCAAACTATTGCATCAGAAAAAGCTTCTTTTCAG AGGGGGCATGTGCGGGAAGAGGCTTTTGTTCGTATTGCTCCTGCTGTTTCCGGTGTGGCTGATCGGTCAACTGCACATAACCTTTTCAAGGCTCTTGCTGGTGGTGAACAGGGAATCACATTTAACACGTGGTCCACATATATTGATGAACTTCTCAG AGTGCATGGAGGACGGAAATTATACAAGCTTCAAGGAGGTCCACAGCACAATAATGAGATAATCCTGTGCCTTGGTTTAAGCAGGAAGCGGCCTGTCCTGAAATGGGAGAATAACATGGCATGGCCAGGAAAACTTACTTTGACTGATAATGCACTCTACTTTGAG AGAGTTGGCTTGGCCGGGCAAAAGGGTGTTGCAAGACTGGATCTTACAAGACCTGGCTCACGAGTGGAGAAAACAAGGGTTGGTCCTTTGGGATCTGATATTTTCGACTCTGCTATTTCTGTCTCTGCTGGTGCAGA GTCCAATACTTGGGTACTTGAATTTGTGGACTTGGGAGGTGAAATGAGACGGGATGTGTGGTATGCATTTATTTGCGAAGTTATTGCTTTACACAAGTTTGTACGGGAGTTTGGACCAAATGATGGCGATCAATCAGTTTATAATGTGTATGGTGCTCACAAAGGGAAGGCTAGGGCTACTGCTTATGCTATTAACAGTATTGCCAGACTACAGGCTCTTCAATTTATGCGGAAGGTCTTGGAAGATCCCATTAAACTCGTTCAATTCTCATATTTGCAAAATGCGCCTTATGGTGATGTCGTTTGCCAAACTCTAGCCGTAAATTGTTGGGGTGGCCAATTGGTTACAAAATTTTCGGAGGAAGTGTTCGTACCAGGTCAAGGTGTGAGAACATCCAATGAAGTATCAGAGAGTCAAAGTCACGTGTTTGATATAGATGGAAGTGTCTACTTGCGGAAGTGGATGAGATCTCCATCGTGGGATTCTAGTGCTTCGGCTGCTTTTTGGAAGAACTCTTCTGTAAGACAAGGGGTAGTGTTGAGCAAAAATCTTGCTGTGGCTGATATGACTTTGGTTGAAAACGCAGCAATTACATGCAAAGAAAGATACAGGGAGGTGGAGAAAACACAAGCCACAATCTATGCCGCAATGCTTGAAGGAATACCCAGTAACATTGATCTTTTCAAG GAACTTGTGCTTCCTTTGACTGTCACTGCCAAAAGTCTTGATAAGCTTAGACGCTGGGAGGAGCCACACTTGACGGCTGCTTTTCTTGCATTTGCATATGCTATTGTTTTCAG AAACTTGCTTTCATATATATTCCCAACGATGTTGACGATCTTGGCGGCAGGCCTGTTATTACTAAAGGGCCTGAGGGAACAAGGCCGCCTTGGAAGATATTTTGGAAAAGTCACAATACGAGATCAACCACCATCAAATACAATTCAAAAGATCATAGCTCTCAAAGAGGCTATGCGTGAAGTGGAAAAGTATCTCCAGAATCTAAATGTTTCGCTTCTGAAAATACGTACCATCTTTGTTGCCGGCCAACCTCAG ATAACGACAGAGGTTGCTCTGATCCTGCTAATGAGTTCAGCAATTCTCCTCGTTGTTCCTTTCAAGTACATTCTTGGTTTCCTTCTCTTTGATGTCTTCACCCGTGAGCTCGAGTTCAGGAGAGAAATGGTGATGAGGTTCAGGACACTGCTCAAGGAGCGTTGGGATGCCGTGCCTGCTGCCCCAGTGGTTGTTTTACCATACGAGGGCGACGAGACCAGGGCACCAAATCAAACGAGAGAAATCGACAATATTGAAACCGGGATCAACTAA